In Paenibacillus ihbetae, the following are encoded in one genomic region:
- a CDS encoding MarR family winged helix-turn-helix transcriptional regulator translates to MKPTHQDLKLSLIEASKQLSTQTVMFHQAVAAYLGLNITDHKCVDFILSKGRVTAGQLAEWTGLTTGAITSVLNRLEKAGFICRAKDPGDLRVVYAEPVYSQLHAIKEVFAPLNAAMLDLYSKYDQDQLETILDYILHSNQILRNLIEDLRKPAAE, encoded by the coding sequence ATGAAACCGACACACCAAGATCTGAAACTGTCGCTGATTGAGGCTTCCAAACAACTATCAACACAAACCGTCATGTTTCATCAAGCGGTCGCGGCGTATCTGGGTCTTAACATTACGGATCATAAATGTGTGGATTTCATCCTAAGCAAAGGAAGAGTCACAGCGGGACAGCTCGCCGAATGGACCGGCCTAACCACCGGGGCGATAACAAGCGTCCTTAACCGATTGGAGAAGGCAGGCTTCATCTGCAGGGCCAAAGATCCCGGCGATCTCAGGGTCGTCTATGCCGAGCCCGTCTATTCGCAATTGCATGCGATTAAAGAGGTTTTCGCTCCATTAAACGCTGCCATGCTGGACTTATATTCAAAGTACGACCAAGATCAGCTGGAGACCATACTCGATTACATCCTTCATTCCAATCAAATCCTGCGGAACCTCATCGAAGATCTTCGCAAGCCCGCGGCGGAGTGA